A region of Streptomyces deccanensis DNA encodes the following proteins:
- a CDS encoding ABC transporter ATP-binding protein, which yields MSDNLTLPAQQGSVGTSRETLLEVQGLTKHFPIYGGFPIKRKVGAVQAVDGVDLTVGVGESVGLVGESGCGKSTTGRLITRLLEPTAGTIKYQGKDISHASRRQLAPVRSEIQMIFQDPYSSLNPRQTVGTIIKSPMEVNGINPEGGRENKVRELLELVGLNPEHYNRFPHEFSGGQRQRIGVARALALNPKLIVADEPVSALDVSIQAQVVNLLQKVQDELGIAFLFIAHDLAIVRHFSQRVAVMYLGKVVEVGDRDSIYNRPRHPYTHALLSAVPEVEIDDSAQDKERIRLYGDVPSPISPPSGCRFRTRCWKAQDKCASEEPPLLQISGNREGHLTACHFPEDPTTEARGGDVVLDPALKALEKDAETAAKVRTD from the coding sequence ATGAGCGACAACCTCACCCTCCCCGCACAGCAGGGCTCCGTCGGCACTTCGAGGGAAACACTCCTCGAAGTGCAGGGGTTGACGAAACACTTCCCCATCTACGGCGGATTCCCGATCAAACGTAAGGTCGGTGCAGTGCAGGCGGTCGACGGCGTCGATCTGACTGTAGGCGTCGGCGAGAGCGTCGGTTTGGTGGGCGAGTCGGGTTGCGGCAAGTCGACCACGGGTCGACTGATCACCCGGCTGCTGGAGCCGACGGCGGGCACGATCAAGTATCAGGGCAAGGATATTTCGCACGCCTCGCGCAGGCAGCTGGCGCCGGTGCGGTCCGAGATTCAGATGATCTTCCAGGACCCGTACTCCTCCCTCAACCCCCGGCAGACGGTCGGCACGATCATCAAGTCGCCGATGGAGGTCAACGGGATCAACCCCGAGGGCGGCCGGGAGAACAAGGTCCGCGAGCTGCTGGAGCTGGTCGGCCTCAACCCCGAGCACTACAACCGCTTCCCGCACGAGTTCTCCGGCGGTCAGCGCCAGCGCATCGGGGTCGCCCGCGCGCTCGCCCTGAACCCGAAGCTGATCGTCGCGGACGAGCCGGTCTCGGCGCTGGACGTGTCGATCCAGGCGCAGGTCGTCAACCTGCTCCAGAAGGTCCAGGACGAACTCGGCATCGCGTTCCTGTTCATCGCCCACGACCTCGCCATCGTCCGGCACTTCTCGCAGCGCGTCGCCGTGATGTACCTCGGCAAGGTGGTGGAGGTCGGCGACCGGGACTCGATCTACAACCGGCCCCGCCACCCGTACACCCACGCGCTCCTCTCCGCTGTCCCGGAGGTCGAGATCGATGATTCGGCCCAGGACAAGGAGCGCATCCGGCTCTACGGTGACGTGCCTTCGCCGATCTCGCCTCCGTCGGGCTGCCGCTTCCGTACGCGCTGCTGGAAGGCTCAGGACAAGTGCGCCAGCGAGGAGCCCCCGCTGCTCCAGATCTCCGGCAATCGTGAAGGCCACCTGACAGCCTGTCACTTCCCTGAGGACCCGACGACGGAGGCCCGTGGAGGGGATGTGGTGCTGGACCCCGCTTTGAAGGCCCTGGAGAAGGACGCGGAGACGGCGGCAAAGGTCCGTACGGACTGA
- a CDS encoding ABC transporter substrate-binding protein — translation MSISRRNFVIAGSVATAGGSLVLSACSSGGGGGTTGSGAASGSAATYSKVAVGTATDSTGPAPEIPGARKGGTIHAIGPDDFSHLDPQRIYFAWNSTVANLYVRCLTGYKIASDGSMKLVGDLATDTGTMSDGGATWTFTLKDGLKWEDGSELTVEDVRHGIERGFASFTTEGATYVQTWLTGSHDFRSVYKGPYGGKHLSSVVTDAAKKTVTFHLKTARPDLNWALAMHSYGAVPVAHDSKEKYDKDPVSCGPYRIRQHSVDKSLTLVRNTHWDPKTDAIRNAYPDSVVFEFGPEALPATDRLIADSGTDRYAVMAYSGVPAERIQKVISDSTLESRTIDGLLTGLYYYAINCRRIKDVRVRQALNHAWPLEQIRSIYGGPSAGDYATTILSPDIAGRVKFDVYGKLKNPRGDTAKAKALLKEAGKLGQKIVYTYPQGGNDAYEKTKVVIANALKEAGFDPVVKPVESTSYYDQVGQIDNQFDVMWYGWSPDWPAAYTLIQPLFDGTTIADNAPNVSQLNVGWVNAAIKKDAAISDTAKENAAWAALDKEIMAKEAPIIPETYQRRYYLYGSKVGGAQFDPLFSAFIVYKLYAKA, via the coding sequence ATGTCGATCTCCCGCAGGAACTTCGTCATAGCCGGCTCGGTCGCGACGGCCGGCGGCTCCCTGGTCCTCAGCGCGTGCAGCAGCGGCGGCGGGGGCGGTACGACGGGGAGCGGCGCGGCCTCCGGCTCCGCCGCCACGTACTCCAAGGTCGCGGTGGGCACCGCGACGGACTCCACCGGCCCCGCGCCGGAGATCCCGGGCGCACGCAAGGGCGGCACGATCCACGCCATCGGCCCGGACGACTTCTCCCACCTGGACCCGCAGCGGATCTACTTCGCGTGGAACTCCACGGTCGCGAACCTCTACGTCCGCTGTCTCACCGGCTACAAGATCGCTTCCGACGGCTCCATGAAGCTCGTCGGCGACCTCGCCACGGACACCGGGACCATGTCCGACGGCGGCGCCACCTGGACGTTCACCCTCAAGGACGGCCTGAAGTGGGAGGACGGCAGCGAGCTGACCGTCGAGGACGTACGGCACGGCATCGAGCGGGGCTTCGCGAGCTTCACCACCGAGGGCGCCACGTACGTCCAGACCTGGCTGACCGGCTCGCACGACTTCCGGTCCGTCTACAAGGGCCCGTACGGCGGCAAGCACCTCTCCTCGGTCGTCACGGACGCAGCGAAGAAGACCGTCACCTTCCACCTGAAGACGGCGCGCCCCGACCTCAACTGGGCGCTGGCGATGCACTCCTACGGTGCCGTGCCGGTCGCGCACGACAGCAAGGAGAAGTACGACAAGGACCCGGTCTCCTGCGGCCCGTACAGGATCAGGCAGCACTCGGTCGACAAGTCCCTGACGCTGGTGCGCAACACCCACTGGGACCCGAAGACCGACGCGATCCGCAACGCCTACCCGGACTCCGTCGTCTTCGAGTTCGGCCCCGAGGCGCTGCCGGCCACCGACCGGCTGATCGCCGACTCGGGGACCGACCGGTACGCGGTGATGGCCTACAGCGGTGTGCCGGCCGAACGCATCCAGAAGGTGATCAGCGACAGCACGCTGGAGTCCCGCACGATCGACGGCCTGTTGACCGGCCTGTACTACTACGCCATCAACTGCCGCCGCATCAAGGACGTCCGGGTCCGCCAGGCCCTCAACCACGCCTGGCCGCTGGAGCAGATCCGCTCCATCTACGGCGGTCCGTCGGCCGGTGACTACGCGACGACCATCCTCAGCCCGGACATCGCGGGCCGGGTGAAGTTCGACGTCTACGGCAAGCTGAAGAACCCGCGCGGCGACACGGCGAAGGCGAAGGCGCTACTGAAGGAGGCCGGCAAGCTCGGCCAGAAGATCGTCTACACCTATCCGCAGGGCGGCAACGACGCCTACGAGAAGACCAAGGTCGTCATCGCCAACGCCCTGAAGGAGGCGGGCTTCGACCCGGTCGTGAAGCCGGTCGAGTCGACGAGCTACTACGACCAGGTGGGCCAGATCGACAACCAGTTCGACGTCATGTGGTACGGCTGGTCGCCCGACTGGCCCGCCGCCTACACCCTCATCCAGCCGCTCTTCGACGGCACCACGATCGCCGACAACGCCCCCAACGTCTCCCAGCTGAACGTGGGCTGGGTCAACGCGGCGATCAAGAAGGACGCGGCCATCAGCGACACCGCGAAGGAGAACGCGGCCTGGGCGGCGCTGGACAAGGAGATCATGGCCAAGGAGGCGCCGATCATCCCGGAGACCTACCAGCGGCGCTACTACCTGTACGGCTCCAAGGTGGGCGGCGCCCAGTTCGACCCACTGTTCTCGGCGTTCATCGTCTACAAGCTGTACGCCAAGGCCTGA
- a CDS encoding ABC transporter permease — protein sequence MLRFLARRTLSALLILLIISAITFLLFYVAPRDPARAACGKLCTPQTLALVRHNLGIADPLPVQYWHWLVGVFAGRDYAGLGHCPAPCLGYSFTNHEPVLGLITDRFPTTLSLALGSTVVFVVFGVGTGMIAAVKQGKALDKIASSASLVGSSLQIYIVGVVAMYYLSDQWGLLPRPSDAVGVTQDPFAWFKGLLLPWLVLAIIFTANYTRMTRSQLVESLAEDYVRTARAKGMSRPTVFFRHAWRGAMGPVVTILGLDIGYLLGGAIITEETFGLHGIGALSIKAVRDNDLPLLLGVVLVAATAIVLANIVVDAVYALIDPRVRLA from the coding sequence ATGCTCCGCTTCCTCGCACGCAGGACCCTGAGCGCGCTGCTGATCCTGCTGATCATCAGCGCCATCACGTTCCTCCTCTTCTACGTCGCCCCGCGCGACCCCGCCCGCGCCGCCTGCGGCAAGCTCTGCACCCCGCAGACGCTCGCGCTGGTCCGGCACAACCTCGGCATCGCCGATCCGCTGCCCGTGCAGTACTGGCACTGGCTGGTCGGGGTCTTCGCGGGCCGGGACTACGCCGGGCTCGGCCACTGCCCCGCCCCCTGCCTCGGCTACTCCTTCACCAACCACGAACCGGTCCTCGGCCTGATCACCGACCGCTTCCCGACCACACTCTCCCTCGCCCTCGGCAGCACGGTCGTCTTCGTGGTGTTCGGCGTCGGCACCGGCATGATCGCGGCGGTCAAGCAGGGCAAGGCACTGGACAAGATCGCCTCGTCGGCGTCCCTGGTCGGCTCGTCGCTCCAGATCTACATCGTGGGCGTGGTGGCGATGTACTACCTCTCCGACCAGTGGGGACTGCTCCCCCGCCCCTCGGACGCCGTGGGCGTCACCCAGGACCCGTTCGCCTGGTTCAAGGGCCTGCTCCTGCCCTGGCTGGTCCTCGCGATCATCTTCACCGCCAACTACACCCGGATGACCCGGTCCCAGCTCGTGGAGAGCCTCGCCGAGGACTACGTCCGCACGGCCCGCGCCAAGGGCATGTCCCGGCCCACGGTCTTCTTCCGCCACGCCTGGCGCGGCGCCATGGGCCCCGTCGTCACCATTCTGGGCCTCGACATCGGCTACCTCCTGGGCGGCGCCATCATCACCGAGGAGACCTTCGGTCTGCACGGCATCGGCGCCCTCTCCATCAAGGCCGTCCGCGACAACGACCTGCCCCTGCTCCTCGGCGTCGTCCTCGTCGCGGCCACGGCGATCGTCCTCGCGAACATCGTGGTCGACGCGGTGTACGCGCTGATCGATCCACGGGTGCGGCTGGCATAG
- a CDS encoding ABC transporter substrate-binding protein yields MKSLTSRRARAIVVAIAAGSLALTGCSENKGTSSNKDSKKDQKEASAQSKPVTYGNAAASQGPAAAVAGAKEGGTIQVYQEAGLSHLDPGQIYVSDAGQISNLIFRGLTNFKEDGKGGVSVVGDIATDSGQSSDGGKTWTYKLKDGIKDQNGNEITSADVRHTFERQFAKFIFDGPPYVRSWLAGNQYKDDPRKLLPDGGFGKKHLPDSVLETPDDKTVVFHFDTARPDFPQTLAMPGYSIVPEKTDTKEKYDKAPVSLGPYKISEYKVGKSLKLVKNDQWNADSDSVRHQYVDGWSIDFGVTESTQTKRLIADQGVSKNAIQFTGSVESTQIQDVISNAAINKRTIKGYQPYVMQLTFNLDRVKNKAVRDAVTYAVNSKSLIAGEGGAYGGDVAPNLFAPTLPGYEKDYDPYGRLKTPQGNIEKAKELLKDVPAAEKKLVFAYGNTEQGQKRKVAIEDALGKVGIDVVSKEVDAASYYEQIGKVKNPYDIYITGWGQDWPSPATVVTPVYDPSLVGDGQSNYSHIKDPEVQKLIDKALGQEPTEAAATWKEAHKYILEKVNPAAPLWYTKQFQLYGSNIGGARYSTESSYIDVNNLFLKS; encoded by the coding sequence ATGAAGTCGCTCACCTCGCGCAGAGCGCGTGCCATAGTGGTCGCGATCGCGGCTGGCTCCCTCGCGCTCACCGGCTGCTCCGAGAACAAGGGAACGAGCTCCAACAAGGACTCGAAGAAGGACCAGAAGGAAGCGTCGGCCCAGTCCAAGCCCGTCACCTACGGGAACGCTGCGGCCTCCCAGGGCCCGGCCGCTGCTGTTGCTGGGGCCAAGGAGGGCGGCACGATCCAGGTCTACCAGGAGGCGGGCCTGTCCCACCTGGACCCGGGCCAGATCTACGTCTCCGACGCGGGGCAGATCTCCAACCTGATCTTCCGCGGGCTGACCAACTTCAAGGAAGACGGCAAGGGTGGCGTCTCCGTAGTCGGTGACATCGCCACTGACTCCGGCCAGTCGTCCGACGGCGGCAAGACCTGGACGTACAAGCTCAAGGACGGCATCAAGGACCAGAACGGCAACGAGATCACCTCGGCCGACGTCCGTCACACCTTCGAGCGTCAGTTCGCGAAGTTCATCTTCGACGGTCCGCCCTACGTCCGATCTTGGCTCGCCGGCAACCAGTACAAGGACGACCCGCGCAAGCTGCTGCCGGACGGCGGCTTCGGTAAGAAGCACCTGCCGGACTCCGTGCTGGAGACGCCGGACGACAAGACGGTCGTCTTCCACTTCGACACCGCGCGTCCGGACTTCCCCCAGACACTGGCCATGCCGGGCTACTCGATCGTCCCGGAGAAGACCGACACCAAGGAGAAGTACGACAAGGCCCCGGTCTCCCTCGGCCCGTACAAGATCTCCGAGTACAAGGTCGGCAAGTCCCTCAAGCTCGTCAAGAACGACCAGTGGAACGCGGACAGCGACTCCGTGCGTCACCAGTACGTGGACGGCTGGAGCATCGACTTCGGCGTCACCGAGTCCACCCAGACCAAGCGTCTGATCGCGGACCAAGGTGTCTCCAAGAACGCCATCCAGTTCACCGGCAGTGTCGAGTCCACCCAGATCCAGGACGTCATCAGCAACGCCGCAATCAACAAGCGCACGATCAAGGGTTACCAGCCCTACGTCATGCAGTTGACGTTCAACCTCGACCGAGTCAAGAACAAGGCCGTTCGCGACGCCGTCACTTACGCGGTGAACTCCAAGTCCCTCATCGCCGGTGAGGGCGGTGCATACGGCGGTGACGTCGCTCCGAACCTGTTCGCTCCAACGCTGCCGGGCTACGAGAAGGATTACGACCCGTACGGTCGTCTGAAGACGCCGCAGGGCAACATCGAGAAGGCCAAGGAGCTCCTGAAGGACGTTCCGGCCGCCGAGAAGAAGCTCGTCTTCGCCTACGGCAACACCGAGCAGGGCCAGAAGCGCAAGGTCGCCATCGAGGACGCGCTGGGCAAGGTCGGTATCGACGTGGTCTCCAAGGAGGTCGACGCCGCCAGCTACTACGAGCAGATCGGCAAGGTCAAGAACCCGTACGACATCTACATCACGGGCTGGGGCCAGGACTGGCCGTCCCCGGCCACGGTCGTGACGCCGGTATACGACCCCTCGCTGGTCGGTGACGGTCAGTCGAACTACTCGCACATCAAGGACCCCGAGGTCCAGAAGCTCATCGACAAGGCCCTGGGCCAAGAGCCGACCGAGGCTGCCGCGACCTGGAAGGAAGCGCACAAGTACATCCTGGAGAAGGTCAACCCGGCCGCTCCGCTGTGGTACACGAAGCAGTTCCAGCTCTACGGTTCGAACATCGGCGGTGCTCGGTACAGCACCGAGTCGAGCTACATCGACGTCAACAACCTGTTCCTGAAGTCGTAA
- a CDS encoding ABC transporter permease codes for MLQFIIRRLAGAVVTLFLIGAATFFLFVAAPSDYASLACGRDCSASRLEDIREALGLNLPIATQFWQFMSGIVMGRDFPDGHCAAPCLGQSFHSGDFVWDTIMDRFPTTLTLTAGGAICFLVIGVGAGMLAAYRRGSVLDKVATGASMVLSSFQIYFLGPIVLIILVYSTGWMEDPKYVPITEDPAGWFIGMSIPVVVMATIFTAQYTRMARASMIEQLAEEHVRTARAKGMPKKYVFFRYAWRGSLIPIVTVLGIDISSMLGGAVVTEITFSLQGIGRLAVEGAGSKDLPLTMGVMMFGAFFILIVNILTDIAYAYIDPRVRLS; via the coding sequence ATGCTTCAGTTCATCATCCGGCGCTTGGCCGGTGCCGTCGTCACCCTGTTCCTCATCGGCGCCGCCACGTTCTTCCTGTTCGTCGCCGCGCCGTCCGACTATGCCTCGCTGGCCTGTGGCAGGGACTGCTCCGCCTCGAGACTGGAGGACATTCGCGAGGCACTCGGCCTCAATCTCCCCATCGCGACCCAGTTCTGGCAGTTCATGTCCGGAATCGTGATGGGCCGTGACTTCCCGGACGGCCACTGCGCCGCACCGTGCCTCGGCCAGTCGTTCCACTCGGGTGACTTCGTCTGGGACACGATCATGGACCGGTTCCCGACGACCCTCACGCTCACCGCAGGTGGCGCGATCTGCTTCCTCGTCATCGGGGTGGGTGCGGGAATGCTGGCTGCCTACCGGCGTGGTTCCGTGCTCGACAAGGTGGCCACGGGCGCGTCCATGGTGCTCAGCTCCTTCCAGATCTACTTCCTCGGCCCGATCGTCCTGATCATCCTCGTCTACAGCACGGGCTGGATGGAGGACCCGAAGTACGTCCCCATCACCGAGGATCCGGCCGGTTGGTTCATCGGGATGTCCATCCCCGTGGTCGTGATGGCCACCATCTTCACCGCGCAGTACACCCGTATGGCACGCGCTTCCATGATCGAGCAGCTCGCCGAGGAACACGTTCGCACGGCCCGGGCCAAGGGCATGCCGAAGAAGTACGTCTTCTTCCGCTACGCCTGGCGTGGCTCGCTCATCCCGATCGTCACCGTCCTGGGCATCGACATCAGCTCCATGCTCGGTGGTGCCGTCGTCACGGAGATCACCTTCTCGCTCCAGGGCATCGGACGCCTGGCCGTGGAGGGTGCCGGGTCCAAGGATCTCCCGCTGACGATGGGAGTAATGATGTTCGGAGCCTTCTTCATCCTCATCGTGAACATTCTTACCGACATCGCGTATGCCTATATCGACCCGCGCGTACGGCTCTCTTAG
- a CDS encoding ABC transporter permease yields MTSPTKAEGSGSAVALDPELASTSEKVEPKKLEGRSPGQLMWQRFRRDRTGMFCAGVVIFYFVIALLAPLLTAISGTDPYTLYGQDPTYADTPVLDDFGLPLGYFGGVSGVHWFGVEPQYGRDVFAMLVFGMRTSLYMALGVTVLVMLTGVILGLIGGYFGGRTDYWIGRVTDFFLSFPQQLFFIAFMPVVTAFFVDPREETPTYFRAVAILIVLWVLGWMGMARLVRSTVLSLREREFVEAAKVSGASPWRIVRKEILPNVVSPILVQFTYQLPSTILTIAFLSFAGVGFVEPTPDWGRLFAVGARYAEQDPAFMFFPGVALVIFILCFNLLGDSVRDAFDPKSGR; encoded by the coding sequence ATGACCAGTCCAACCAAGGCCGAGGGCTCAGGGTCCGCGGTCGCCTTGGACCCCGAGCTGGCATCCACCAGCGAGAAGGTCGAGCCCAAGAAGCTCGAAGGCCGCTCCCCCGGCCAGCTGATGTGGCAGCGCTTCCGGCGCGACCGTACCGGCATGTTCTGCGCCGGGGTGGTGATTTTCTACTTCGTCATCGCCCTGTTGGCGCCACTGCTCACCGCGATCAGCGGCACCGACCCGTACACCCTCTACGGTCAGGATCCGACCTACGCCGACACCCCCGTGCTGGACGACTTCGGTCTCCCGCTCGGTTACTTCGGAGGGGTTTCCGGAGTGCACTGGTTCGGTGTCGAACCGCAGTACGGTCGCGATGTCTTCGCCATGTTGGTGTTCGGTATGCGTACCTCGCTCTACATGGCTCTCGGTGTGACCGTGCTGGTGATGCTGACCGGCGTCATCCTCGGTCTGATCGGTGGATACTTCGGCGGGCGTACCGACTACTGGATCGGTCGCGTCACCGACTTCTTCCTGTCCTTCCCGCAGCAGCTGTTCTTCATCGCCTTCATGCCCGTCGTGACCGCGTTCTTCGTGGATCCGCGTGAGGAGACGCCCACCTACTTCCGGGCGGTGGCGATCCTGATCGTGCTCTGGGTTCTGGGCTGGATGGGAATGGCCCGACTCGTGCGCTCCACCGTGCTCTCCTTGCGTGAGCGCGAGTTCGTGGAGGCCGCGAAGGTGTCCGGAGCCTCACCCTGGCGGATCGTTCGTAAGGAGATCCTGCCGAACGTCGTCTCGCCGATCCTGGTGCAGTTCACGTATCAGCTGCCCAGCACGATTCTCACCATCGCGTTCCTCTCCTTCGCGGGTGTCGGCTTCGTCGAGCCGACCCCGGACTGGGGCCGGCTGTTCGCTGTCGGCGCGAGGTACGCCGAGCAGGACCCGGCGTTCATGTTCTTCCCGGGCGTGGCGTTGGTGATCTTCATCCTGTGCTTCAACCTCCTCGGAGACTCCGTACGGGATGCCTTCGACCCCAAGTCCGGGCGCTGA
- a CDS encoding ABC transporter permease, giving the protein MGTTPPLTAAPFETAPTTPPRTGGTRSPGRIAWRRFRRDRAGVMSAYVVVLFFAAAIAAPLIAKLYGKNPYTTYGQNQPGLLNQFGFPVAPNGGVSGDFWFGVEPQLGRDVLTLLLYGIRNSLLIATATTLLVMALGIVVGVTAGYLGGRVDNLVGRIVDILLAFPSTLFFIAMWPVLISILVPPDANTPTWLTVVSLISVMTAFGWAPIARLLRGEVLALREREFVEAAKVTGASPARIVFRELLPNLWTPVLIQATLALPMYVTTEAALAFLGVGLSDPTPDWGVMIQRGAQVYQSDITYMLFPGLSMVIFVIAFNLLGDSVRDALDPKAGR; this is encoded by the coding sequence ATGGGGACCACGCCACCACTCACCGCCGCCCCCTTCGAGACGGCACCCACCACCCCGCCCCGCACCGGCGGCACCCGCTCACCCGGCCGTATCGCCTGGCGGCGCTTCCGCCGCGACCGCGCCGGGGTCATGTCGGCGTACGTCGTCGTCCTGTTCTTCGCCGCCGCGATCGCCGCCCCCCTGATCGCGAAGCTCTACGGCAAGAACCCGTACACGACGTACGGCCAGAACCAGCCGGGCCTGCTCAACCAGTTCGGCTTCCCCGTGGCCCCGAACGGCGGCGTGAGCGGCGACTTCTGGTTCGGCGTCGAACCGCAGCTCGGCCGCGACGTCCTCACCCTCCTCCTCTACGGCATCCGCAACTCCCTGCTGATCGCCACGGCGACGACGCTGCTGGTCATGGCGCTCGGCATCGTGGTCGGGGTGACGGCGGGCTATCTCGGCGGCCGCGTCGACAACCTCGTGGGCCGGATCGTCGACATCCTGCTGGCCTTCCCCTCCACGCTGTTCTTCATCGCCATGTGGCCGGTGCTGATCTCGATCCTGGTGCCGCCCGACGCGAACACTCCGACCTGGCTGACGGTGGTCAGCCTGATCTCGGTGATGACCGCCTTCGGCTGGGCCCCCATCGCCCGGCTGCTGCGCGGCGAGGTACTGGCCCTGCGCGAGCGGGAGTTCGTGGAGGCGGCCAAGGTCACCGGCGCCTCCCCCGCGCGGATCGTCTTCCGGGAGCTGCTGCCCAACCTGTGGACGCCGGTCCTCATCCAGGCGACCCTCGCGCTGCCGATGTACGTCACGACCGAGGCGGCCCTCGCCTTCCTCGGCGTCGGACTCAGTGATCCCACCCCGGACTGGGGCGTGATGATCCAGCGCGGCGCGCAGGTCTACCAGAGCGACATCACGTACATGCTCTTCCCCGGCCTCTCGATGGTGATCTTCGTGATCGCCTTCAACCTCCTCGGCGACTCGGTCCGCGACGCGCTGGACCCGAAGGCCGGGCGATGA
- a CDS encoding ABC transporter ATP-binding protein, with amino-acid sequence MTTLTKTEDAPAPTGPESFLSVRDLRVQFSTEDGIVKAVDGLSFDVERGKTLGIVGESGSGKSVTNLTILGLHNPRTSTIDGEILLDGKELVTATEKELEQLRGNKMAMIFQDPLTALSPYYTVGRQLSEPFMKHRGASKKEAKERAIQMLEKVGIPQPKVRFDDYPHQFSGGMRQRAMIAMALMCDPDLLIADEPTTALDVTVQAQILDLLKDLQQEFGSAIIFITHDLGVISNMADDLLVMYAGRAVERGSVKEVLRTPKHPYTWGLLSSMPRLDGDIHEMLMPIPGSPPSLLNPPSGCPFHPRCAFTSEVTGTLCTDTRPPLGEGRASACHLTAEQKQTIFIDKIQPRLR; translated from the coding sequence GTGACCACACTGACCAAGACCGAGGACGCACCGGCCCCGACCGGGCCCGAGAGCTTCCTCTCAGTCCGTGACCTGCGGGTGCAGTTCTCCACCGAGGACGGCATCGTCAAGGCCGTCGACGGGCTCTCCTTCGATGTCGAGCGCGGTAAGACCCTGGGCATCGTCGGCGAGTCGGGATCCGGCAAGTCCGTCACCAACCTGACGATCCTGGGGCTGCACAACCCCCGGACCAGCACCATCGACGGCGAGATCCTGCTCGATGGTAAGGAACTCGTCACTGCCACGGAGAAGGAGCTGGAGCAGCTCCGCGGCAACAAGATGGCGATGATCTTCCAGGACCCCCTGACCGCCCTCTCCCCGTACTACACGGTCGGCCGGCAGCTGTCCGAGCCGTTCATGAAGCACCGCGGCGCCTCCAAGAAGGAGGCCAAGGAGCGGGCCATCCAGATGCTGGAGAAGGTCGGCATCCCGCAGCCCAAGGTGCGCTTCGACGACTACCCGCACCAGTTCTCAGGGGGTATGCGCCAGCGGGCGATGATCGCCATGGCGCTGATGTGCGACCCTGATCTGCTGATCGCCGATGAGCCGACGACTGCGCTCGACGTGACCGTGCAGGCGCAGATCCTCGACCTCCTCAAGGACCTCCAGCAGGAGTTCGGCTCCGCGATCATCTTCATCACCCACGACCTCGGCGTCATCTCCAACATGGCCGACGACCTGCTGGTGATGTACGCCGGCCGGGCTGTGGAGCGCGGCAGCGTCAAGGAGGTGCTGCGCACCCCCAAGCACCCCTACACCTGGGGCCTGCTGAGCTCGATGCCGCGCCTGGATGGCGACATCCACGAGATGCTGATGCCGATCCCGGGCTCCCCGCCCTCGCTGCTCAACCCGCCCTCGGGCTGCCCCTTCCACCCGCGGTGCGCGTTCACCAGCGAGGTCACGGGCACTCTGTGCACCGATACCCGGCCCCCGCTGGGTGAGGGCCGCGCCTCTGCGTGCCACCTGACCGCAGAACAGAAGCAGACCATCTTCATCGACAAGATTCAGCCCCGGCTGCGCTAG